The following proteins come from a genomic window of Andrena cerasifolii isolate SP2316 chromosome 6, iyAndCera1_principal, whole genome shotgun sequence:
- the Ube4b gene encoding ubiquitination factor E4B encodes MSELSQEEVRRRRMARLAGLDNISSTPTLAHNAGPVSPNIPGPSKAFTGQIISPSKQQQLQNPEMPMEVEESNEKQCNTSGVDVDSGIENMEVEESDRKDSKSRSRTTSSSTEVTMEQIHSVISRVLCISWKESAEGTIFLPQTASHALTQKLVDATEIINEGLMEILCMFTRGDDPLKEINADMSSDREDSPNSQASPLLSPIATLCRCDICCKSSQPKSLLYLLDCYTRVATEERNHPKKSSTPPLSDVLAVLRAQCVQYSTLVLQGLVGIPQSSATHHLSMIPLLYPVLSQSLPRGYLHELVARTHTNPGLFNKIFTPLLQGLYLSMQQGSLVGNTHRRPIDALEELIEIRCGPSSNIRPICRLITHQIQFLPDIMTSAAGRELTVTSFLGPFLSVSVFAEDQPTVAEKFFSGNPFVDKSMNLTLQQELESTRTSLHKMLHAILANSNCRDSMLTYLATLLRHNEKRAQIQTEEFSLAGDGFMLNLLSVLQMLSVKIKLDTIDPVYPFHPSSFVDIKNDTRLKLTSHEVAEWLKHLERTHKWVETKFPTQCWFLTLHCHHIALLPALQKYQRKLKTLRDVQKMLDDLQATEPQWKDTPFAGRNKELIKRCKEQLKQLGKSKSCTDAGLIDPVLLRRCLHFYISVAEVLLSLLTQTPPGNPLPELPLPQEVPQKFTALPEWYVEDIAEFLLFTLQFSPGVVASNMDNSLITWLLVVVCTPHCIRNPYLIAKIIEVLFVINPSVQGRTESLHDQVMAHPISKMLLASYLMKFYTDVETTGSSSEFYDKFSIRYHISLILKSMWDSPVHRESIINESNNGKQFVKFINMLMNDTTFLLDESLESLKRIHEIQELMSDLRAWAALTREQQHSRMRQLAADERQARSYLTLAKETVAMFHYLTVDITEPFLRPELVGRLCAMLNFNLQQLCGPKCKNLKVRKPQKYGWEPRALLSQLVDIYLHLDCDNFAAALASDERSFCKELFTDAANRLERSVIKTTTEIERFIALAERAAIIARDNRARDEDYGDAPEEFRDPLMDTLMEEPVKLPSGIVMDKAVIIRHLLNSATDPFSRQPLTEDMLTPMLDLKERISTWKQQKKKSTNI; translated from the exons AGGAAAGATTCGAAATCGAGATCACGC ACTACGAGTTCTAGTACAGAGGTAACTATGGAACAAATACATTCTGTCATTTCGCGCGTATTATGCATATCATGGAAAGAATCCGCAGAAGGCACCATATTTCTACCGCAAACGGCGTCACACGCGTTAACGCAAAAGCTCGTGGATGCCACGGAGATcatcaacgaagggttaatggagATTTTGTGCATGTTTACGAGAGGCGACGAccctttaaaagaaattaatgcaGATATGTCATCGGATCGGGAGGACAGCCCTAACAGCCAAGCGAGTCCTTTGTTGAGCCCTATCGCGACTCTTTGCCGTTGTGATATTTGTTGTAAATCGTCGCAACCTAAGAGTCTCCTTTATTTATTAGATTGTTACACAAGAGTTGCCACGGAAGAACGAAATCACCCAAAG AAATCAAGCACACCGCCACTTTCTGACGTGCTGGCAGTTCTAAGGGCACAGTGCGTTCAATATTCCACTCTTGTGCTGCAAGGCCTAGTCGGTATTCCTCAATCCTCGGCGACGCATCACTTGTCCATGATACCGCTCTTATACCCCGTGCTCTCTCAGAGTTTACCACGGGGTTACTTACACGAGCTGGTGGCGAGAACGCATACGAATCCAGGGTTAtttaacaaaatctttacccCGCTCTTGCAAGGCTTGTACCTTTCGATGCAGCAGGGTAGCCTGGTCGGAAACACGCACCGAAGACCGATCGACGCGCTAGAAGAGCTGATAGAAATTCGTTGCGGACCCAGCAGCAATATACGGCCGATCTGCCGCCTAATTACCCATCAAATTCAATTTCTGCCCGACATTATGACATCGGCGGCCGGCCGAGAACTGACGGTGACGTCTTTCCTTGGACCATTCCTTTCGGTGTCGGTGTTCGCCGAAGACCAGCCGACCGTGGCCGAGAAGTTCTTCAGCGGGAACCCGTTCGTCGACAAATCGATGAACTTGACGCTGCAGCAAGAGCTGGAGAGCACCAGAACGTCTCTTCATAAGATGCTGCACGCGATACTCGCCAACAGCAATTGCCGCGACTCTATGCTGACGTATCTGGCGACGTTATTGCGCCACAACGAGAAACGTGCTCAAATACAAACGGAAGAGTTCTCCCTTGCCGGGGACGGGTTCATGTTGAACCTGCTCTCGGTCCTGCAAATGCTCTCCGTGAAAATCAAATTGGACACGATCGATCCAGTGTACCCCTTCCATCCGTCGAGCTTCGTCGACATTAAGAACGACACGCGGCTGAAGCTCACATCCCACGAAGTTGCCGAATGGCTGAAACATTTGGAGAGGACGCACAAGTGGGTGGAGACAAAGTTCCCGACGCAATGTTGGTTCCTTACACTACATTGTCACCATATAGCGTTGTTACCGGCTTTACAGAAATACCAGAGAAAGCTGAAGACTCTGCGCGACGTGCAGAAAATGCTCGATGATCTGCAAGCCACCGAGCCGCAGTGGAAAGACACGCCTTTCGCGGGTCGAAACAAAGAGTTGATAAAACGTTGCAAAGAGCAGCTGAAGCAGCTTGGCAAATCCAAGTCGTGCACGGACGCTGGATTGATCGATCCTGTCCTGTTGAGAAGGTGCTTGCATTTTTACATTTCTGTGGCGGAGGTTCTGCTGAGCTTATTGACGCAGACCCCGCCAGGCAACCCTCTTCCCGAGCTTCCTTTACCTCAAGAGGTCCCGCAGAAGTTCACAGCGCTACCAGAATGGTACGTCGAGGATATCGCGGAGTTTTTGTTATTCACTCTCCA ATTTAGTCCTGGCGTAGTGGCGAGTAACATGGACAACTCACTCATCACATGGTTGCTAGTTGTAGTATGTACGCCACATTGTATACGAAATCCATATTTAATAGCGAAAATTATCGAAGTGCTGTTCGTGATAAATCCCAGCGTGCAG GGACGAACTGAATCGCTCCATGACCAAGTAATGGCgcaccctatatcgaaaatgcTACTGGCGTCTTATTTAATGAAATTctataccgatgttgaaacgaCCGGCTCTAGCTCCGAGTTTTACGATAAATTCTCGATTCGTTATCACATTAGtctaatattgaaatcgatGTGGGACAGTCCGGTGCATCGGGAGTCGATCATTAATGAGAGCAATAATGGCAAGCAATTCGTGAAGTTCATTAACATGTTAATGAACGACACTACCTTTTTACTCGATGAAAGTTTAGAGTCGTTGAAGCGTATCCACGAAATACAAGAACTGATGTCTGATCTTAGAGCGTGGGCAGCGCTAACGCGCGAACAACAGCACTCGCGGATGAGACAATTAGCCGCTGACGAAAGACAAGCCAGGTCGTATCTCACCCTGGCCAAGGAGACTGTCGCCATGTTTCATTATTTGACGGTCGACATCACGGAACcgttcttacggccagaattgGTGGGAAGGCTGTGTGCCATGTTGAACTTCAATCTGCAGCAGTTGTGCGGCCCTAAATGCAAAAATCTAAAAGTACGAAAGCCGCAGAAGTACGGATGGGAGCCGAGAGCACTGCTCAGCCAATTGGTCGACATATATTTGCACCTCGACTGCGACAACTTCGCGGCTGCCTTGGCCAGTGACGAA CGCTCGTTCTGCAAGGAATTGTTCACCGACGCTGCGAACAGGCTAGAAAGATCGGTGATCAAAACCACCACGGAGATAGAACGATTCATAGCGCTCGCTGAACGGGCCGCAATCATCGCCAGGGACAATCGTGCCCGCGACGAAGACTACGGCGACGCGCCTGAAGAGTTCCGGGATCCGCTTATGGACACGCTCATGGAAGAGCCTGTCAAACTTCCGTCTGGTATCGTTATGGACAAAGCAGTAATTATCAGACACCTCCTTAATAGTGCCACGGACCCTTTCAGCCGACAGCCACTCACCGAAGATATGCTTACGCCAA TGCTCGACTTAAAAGAGAGGATATCCACGTGGAAACAGCAAAAGAAAAAGTCGACGAATATATAA
- the LOC143369924 gene encoding uncharacterized protein LOC143369924: MYRCQKLLDPVVICPYDEKHLIFKSRLQKHIVKCEKKYPEHYKVMCPYNATHRLFKSQLEEHIITCPTRNVLESEMYSEPRKRGATNFALQSEVSSVIDYNENWDLEANDDLKIFSDNESVSENNADTQKETVDSIARNKFAENGDLRAPRGFSEAMLREVNDESGVEDVESVVSTMAIGRGKVVQEKDKLRLIGVGRGRKLNTIQ, encoded by the exons ATGTACAGGTGTCAGAAACTATTGGATCCTGTTGTGATCTGTCCCTATGATGAGAAACATTTGATTTTCAAATCTCGCCTGCAAAAGCACATTGTCAAATGTGAAAAG AAATACCCTGAGCACTACAAAGTCATGTGCCCTTACAATGCCACTCATCGCTTATTTAAAAGCCAGCTAGAAGAGCATATTATTACTTGCCCTACACGCAATGTGTTAGAGTCAGAAATGTATTCAG AACCGAGGAAACGCGGGGCAACGAACTTTGCGCTGCAGTCTGAGGTTTCCAGTGTAATAGATTATAATGAGAATTGGGATTTGGAGGCAAACGATGACCTGAAAATATTCTCGGACAACGAAAGTGTTTCAGAGAATAATGCAGACACTCAGAAGGAAACAGTTGACTCGAT CGCGAGGAATAAGTTCGCCGAGAATGGTGACCTTAGAGCTCCTCGTGGCTTCTCGGAAGCTATGCTGAGGGAAGTGAACGACGAATCCGGGGTCGAGGATGTGGAGTCGGTGGTCAGCACAATGGCGATTGGAAGGGGGAAAGTTGTCCAGGAGAAGGATAAACTGAGATTGATCGGAGTAGGCAGAGGAAGGAAGCTGAATACCATTCAATGA